The Montipora foliosa isolate CH-2021 chromosome 1, ASM3666993v2, whole genome shotgun sequence genome has a window encoding:
- the LOC137971211 gene encoding putative nuclease HARBI1 has product MAAERGGVDVMLVLSLIEADDGVVENEMLLEDDDSTLLFTAVIPFMRRSLNRVEGFYTDTLPTYSMDEFKGHFRMTRATCEALVREIVATGNIPIGNRFGRESIDPTKQVMIYLWCMANQEVTRLVADRFNVTFSSVTRILERVTKALLRLRRQFIKWPGNAQLQETADSFEASGGIPGIVGAIDGTLIQIRAPLHDSESYVCRKKFYALQLQVVCDDNLMFLDAMTGWPGSVHDSRVLRNSNLFATAGQKFDSDKHLLGDGGYPLLPWLIVPFRDNGRLTANQRKFNKAQSSLRQAVERAIGLLKGRWRKLLYLDHLDVKLMAKLIMAACVLHNFCLMLDDYDNSYFLPGDGNHDDEDDGGNGGLSAIQQQRIAERKRNHLMDVLCM; this is encoded by the exons atggcggctgaacGTGGAGGTGTAGATGTGATGCTTGTCTTAAGTTTAATAGAGGCTGATGACGGTGTCGTTGAAAATGAAATGCTGTTAGAAGACGATGATAGTACACTCCTCTTTACTGCCGTTATTCCGTTTATGAGACGGAGTCTGAACAGGGTTGAAGGTTTTTATACAGATACGTTGCCCACATATTCTATGGACGAATTCAAAGGGCATTTTCGAATGACAAGAGCAACGTGTGAAGCTTTAGTGAGAGAAATAGTGGCCACAGGAAACATTCCCATTGGCAACCGTTTTGGCAGAGAGTCCATTGACCCAACGAAGCAGGTGATGATATACCTGTGGTGTATGGCAAATCAAGAAGTAACTCGACTTGTCGCCGACAGGTTTAACGTAACGTTCAGCTCCGTAACAAGGATCTTGGAAAGAGTGACTAAGGCCTTGCTTAGGTTAAGAAGACAGTTTATCAAATGGCCTGGCA ATGCGCAACTCCAAGAGACAGCTGACAGTTTTGAAGCTAGCGGGGGAATTCCTGGTATTGTGGGAGCAATTGATGGCACCTTAATACAAATTCGAGCTCCTCTCCATGATTCAGAATCATATGTGTGCAGGAAGAAGTTCTATGCCTTGCAGCTGCAG GTTGTTTGTGATGACAATTTGATGTTCCTTGATGCAATGACAGGTTGGCCTGGGTCAGTGCACGACTCGAGGGTTTTAAGAAATTCAAACCTCTTTGCCACGGCAGGTCAGAAATTTGACAGCGACAAGCATCTGCTTGGAGATGGAGGATATCCACTACTTCC TTGGCTGATTGTACCCTTTCGAGATAACGGCCGTCTAACAGCTAATCAAAGGAAGTTTAACAAAGCCCAATCTTCCTTACGTCAAGCTGTTGAACGCGCAATTGGGCTGCTCAAGGGGAGGTGGCGAAAACTTCTGTACTTAGACCACCTTGATGTGAAATTAATGGCCAAATTAATTATGGCAGCATGTGTCCTCCACAACTTTTGCCTGATGTTAGATGACTATGACAACAGTTACTTCTTGCCAGGTGATGGAAAtcatgatgatgaggatgatggcGGTAATGGAGGATTGAGCGCCATTCAGCAGCAAAGAATTGCTGAACGAAAGAGAAATCATTTGATGGATGTTCTCTGCATGTAA
- the LOC137971219 gene encoding uncharacterized protein, with product MVSSQNKRRTGNCLVRVTAWVRRFTENCRKSAEQREKGELKPLENQNAEEFIIREVQSKVYAAEIEALRRNKEILRGSTLAPFNPVSVNGIMRCNTRLRHADDLPYDLRCPIILPKRRNHVTGLIVMYYHEVEGHQMGLTYMINHVREKYLVVLVREQVKRVMRECFECAIRLRSKPASQQMATLPKIRLQQSSRPFESCAVDFGGPFLT from the coding sequence ATGGTATCGAGTCAAAACAAAAGGAGAACTGGAAATTGCTTGGTTCGTGTGACAGCGTGGGTGCGCCGCTTTACAGAGAATTGTAGAAAATCAGCTGAGCAAAGAGAGAAGGGTGAACTGAAGCCATTGGAGAATCAAAACGCTGAGGAATTTATCATTCGGGAGGTTCAGTCTAAAGTGTATGCAGCAGAGATAGAGGCATTGAGAAGGAATAAGGAAATCCTAAGAGGAAGTACTTTGGCACCGTTTAATCCAGTATCAGTTAATGGCATTATGAGGTGCAACACCAGACTACGACATGCGGACGATCTCCCATATGATCTAAGGTGTCCAATCATACTGCCTAAGAGGAGGAATCATGTCACAGGACTGATCGTTATGTACTACCATGAAGTAGAGGGTCATCAGATGGGGCTTACCTATATGATTAATCATGTACGGGAAAAATACTTAGTGGTCCTTGTTCGTGAACAAGTGAAAAGAGTCATGAGAGAATGCTTTGAATGTGCAATACGACTTCGATCAAAGCCAGCAAGCCAGCAAATGGCGACGCTACCGAAGATTAGACTGCAGCAATCCTCCAGACCTTTCGAGAGCTGTGCAGTAGACTTTGGAGGACCTTTCTTAACCTAG